A region from the Etheostoma spectabile isolate EspeVRDwgs_2016 chromosome 9, UIUC_Espe_1.0, whole genome shotgun sequence genome encodes:
- the lrrc15 gene encoding leucine-rich repeat-containing protein 15 translates to MDLPLTLHVLLLLCFLNNAAWACPDGCKCQGTKIVCSGLSEFPTTVPSSTNAMYFSNCSINFLKPEDLTDFSISLSSFLIKDTVLREVRPGTFDNTPNLVNLIISTTELHDLPEALFENLQKLESLNLKSNKLSVLHPNWFSTLTGLKFLDLSKNLYTSVPVETFHPLTELQFLSLSGNNISQLQRETFKGLSKLKTLRLNKNLLQELPLGSLDDLKALEELSLHDNLITHFHHDLFSKTLNLRKLFLSHNRLTSLPQGIFLNLPLLSQISLYENQLESLGPGVFGPMALKELWLYDNKLSSLEDDTFRNLTQLHLLVISRNQISSVSKRAFGGLEQLEEVSLHTNLLTTLQAGTFQGLPSLVNISLEHNNISSLPLGFLQGLSSLGQIDLRNNSLPNLPQESLDALTASNEVLLQQNPWRCDKDILPLRDWMLQHPSKTNQTLVVCETPSSLNGEVIVLLADENFLPFSSTEQPVLTSTEKRRKPHTPPISRGTSSPAAKTTPTSEHAEVTSSGQGEKETVSNDTSVILIVIAVVATVIISTVIISCFCWKRNKRGKGNIAGRNKNSVLGISMSRGEIIVLCLLLLFESSLSQNQPCEKETDCPKENQDVYSSSTTEIPRLLRSGVTEVFFVGSQFKTIPKAAFVENPQLEKVEFMNTNTTSIEPGAFEGLIDLKYIEISSTPLTLIPVGVFKDLSNLERVVLKLNKLRSLQKGLFDGLDKVKELLLHANEIESIEDGTFDGVRNLIVLHLAKNNLTAVSSDWFSHLNKLQTLRLYENQLTTIPDEIFQNLPNLKEIGLQGNQITELSPNLFPHKDKLSKLLLDSNLLTGLPQGFFVGFPQLKTLTLHKNKLTSLPPVLFGEMPKMTDLSLSQNNLSTLPKEIFSPLKKLKKLDLSKNHFVTLFAEYFEGLEKLTELNLLNNKINVLDADVFEKLQSLMTLKLAHNNLQMLPGDIFEPLTKLKKLYLNDNPWRCDCNLIHLHLWMKANSDKIVSPVVCEYPDALKGQEIKSLTEDQFICPTLRPTTTILTTTTTITPTTKFPTTELTTTVLSTITPTTIMLTTTTPVSTTPQATTTTIPTTVLQTTTTTLTTTTLKTTTPTTTVTTTTPTTTLTTSTTTFTTTTPRTTAPTTTMTTTTPSTSIPYTTLPTTTTLMTTQATIPQTTAAPPQTTPVIFTCPMEPVTQEPLPSFTYQYRNKVQGCKSQMMIYTALLLVEITCTLVLAKFTLSLYCLLQGRERIYQRVKLTRFSYRKEVILRPLKEAETERL, encoded by the exons ATGGACCTGCCTCTGACCCTGCATGTGCTCCTACTTCTCTGTTTTCTCAACAATGCTGCTTGGGCATGTCCGGATGGGTGTAAATGTCAAGGAACCAAAATTGTCTGCAGTGGCCTCTCTGAGTTCCCCACAACTGTACCCTCTTCTACCAATGCCATGTACTTCTCCAATTGCAGTATCAACTTCCTGAAACCAGAGGACCTGACTGATTTTTCTATTTCCCTTAGCTCATTTCTCATTAAAGACACTGTTTTGAGGGAAGTGCGCCCTGGTACATTTGATAATACTCCAAACCTAGTTAATCTAATCATTAGTACTACCGAACTGCATGATCTCCCTGAGGCCTTGTTCGAAAATCTTCAGAAGCTCGAGAGTCTGAATCTGAAGAGCAACAAGCTCTCTGTACTCCACCCTAACTGGTTTTCCACATTGACAGGGTTGAAATTCCTTGACCTCAGTAAGAACCTTTACACATCTGTACCTGTGGAAACATTTCATCCTCTTACTGAGCTTCAGTTCCTTTCGCTTTCTGGAAACAATATCAGTCAATTACAGAGAGAGACTTTCAAGGGTCTTTCTAAGCTCAAAACCTTACGGCTTAACAAAAACTTGCTACAGGAACTCCCACTTGGCAGTTTGGATGACCTTAAAGCCCTGGAGGAACTATCGCTACATGACAATCTAATTACTCATTTTCACCATGACCTGTTCTCAAAGACTTTGAATCTCCGAAAACTGTTCCTCTCCCACAACAGGCTCACATCTCTTCCACAAGGGATCTTCTTAAACCTGCCCCTCCTTTCCCAGATCTCCCTGTATGAAAATCAACTAGAGAGTCTGGGACCAGGAGTGTTTGGGCCCATGGCCCTAAAGGAGTTGTGGCTGTATGACAACAAGCTGAGCAGTTTGGAGGATGACACATTCAGGAACTTGACTCAGTTGCATCTCCTGGTAATCAGTCGCAACCAGATCAGCTCTGTATCCAAAAGGGCCTTTGGAGGGTTGGAGCAGCTGGAAGAGGTATCCCTTCACACCAATCTGCTCACAACCCTGCAAGCTGGGACTTTCCAAGGTCTTCCCAGTCTGGTAAATATTTCCTTGGAGCACAACAACATCAGCTCCCTCCCTCTGGGTTTTCTCCAGGGCCTGAGCAGCCTGGGACAGATAGACCTGCGAAATAACTCCCTTCCCAACCTGCCACAAGAGAGTCTAGATGCCCTTACTGCATCAAATGAAGTTCTCCTGCAGCAGAACCCCTGGAGGTGTGACAAAGATATTTTGCCACTTAGAGACTGGATGTTACAGCACCCATCTAAGACCAACCAAACTCTTGTGGTCTGTGAAACACCTTCCAGTCTGAACGGTGAGGTAATTGTTCTGCTGGCAGATGAGAACTTCCTGCCTTTCAGCTCGACAGAGCAGCCTGTGTTGACCTcaacagagaagaggaggaaaccCCACACTCCACCAATTAGTCGAGGCACTTCCTCACCTGCCGCCAAGACTACCCCCACCTCAGAGCACGCGGAGGTCACGAGCAGTGGACAAGGGGAGAAGGAAACAGTTTCAAATGATACTTCGGTCATTCTCATCGTCATCGCAGTAGTGGCCACCGTCATCATTAGCACTGTGATCATCAGCTGTTTTTGCTGGAAGCGAAACAAGAGAGGCAAGGGAAATATAGCCGGCAGAAATAAGAACTCTGTGCTG gGAATAAGCATGTCAAGAGGAGAAATCATTGTTCTTTGTCTGTTATTACTTTTTGAGTCTTCATTGTCTCAAAACCAACCATGTGAAAAGGAGACAGACTGCCCCAAAGAAAACCAGGATGTTTACAGTTCATCTACGACGGAAATCCCACGCTTACTGAGATCAGGTGTGACAGAGGTTTTCTTTGTGGGTAGCCAGTTTAAAACAATCCCCAAAGCAGCCTTTGTTGAAAACCCACAGCTCGAAAAGGTGGAGTTCATGAACACCAATACAACATCTATTGAGCCAGGAGCTTTTGAAGGTTTGATAGACCTCAAGTACATTGAGATCTCCAGCACTCCATTAACGTTGATCCCAGTGGGAGTCTTTAAAGACCTCAGCAACCTGGAGAGGGTTGTACTAAAGCTAAACAAGCTCCGTAGTCTGCAGAAAGGCTTGTTTGATGGCCTTGACAAAGTAAAAGAGCTCCTGTTACATGCCAATGAGATTGAATCAATTGAAGACGGGACCTTTGATGGTGTCAGGAACCTTATAGTGCTTCATTTAGCTAAAAACAATCTCACCGCTGTATCTTCAGACTGGTTCTCACACTTAAACAAGCTGCAGACACTACGGCTTTACGAGAATCAACTGACCACCATTCCCGATGAGATTTTTCAGAATTTGCCAAACTTGAAGGAAATTGGCTTGCAGGGAAACCAAATAACAGAATTGTCCCCCAATCTATTTCCCCATAAAGACAAGCTAAGTAAGCTGCTTTTGGATAGTAACCTTCTGACTGGTTTACCGCAAGGATTCTTCGTTGGCTTCCCTCAGCTCAAAACACTGACCctacacaaaaataaactgacCAGTCTACCACCTGTGCTTTTTGGAGAAATGCCTAAAATGACAGACTTAAGCCtcagtcaaaataatctcaGCACTCTTCCTAAAGAAATATTCAGTCCTCTAAAGAAACTCAAGAAGTTAGATCTGTCTAAAAATCACTTTGTCACCTTGTTTGCTGAGTACTTTGAAGGCCTTGAGAAGCTAACTGAGCTGAATCTACTGAACAACAAGATAAATGTGTTGGACGCGGATGTGTTTGAAAAGCTACAATCACTGATGACACTCAAGCTGGCTCACAACAACCTCCAGATGCTTCCTGGTGACATTTTTGAGCCTTTAACGAAACTGAAAAAACTTTACCTCAATGACAACCCTTGGCGCTGTGACTGTAATCTGATACATCTTCATCTCTGGATGAAGGCAAACTCTGACAAGATTGTGTCTCCGGTTGTCTGTGAGTATCCAGACGCTCTAAAAGGACAGGAAATCAAATCGTTAACAGAGGATCAATTTATTTGCCCCACCCTTCGCCCCACAACCACAATTCTCACAACTACAACAACCATCACCCCCACTACTAAATTCCCAACCACAGAACTAACCACCACCGTCCTTTCTACCATAACACCAACAACCATTATGCTAACTACAACCACCCCTGTCTCCACCACACCACAGGCCACAACTACAACAATACCAACTACTGTTCTGCAAACAA CCACAACTACTCTAACAACAACCACACTGAAAACAACCACACCCACAACCACTGTAACAACAACCACACCCACAACTACTCTTACAACATCCACAACTACTTTTACAACAACCACACCCAGAACAACTGCACCAACAACCACTATGACCACAACTACACCTTCAACAAGTATACCTTACACAACTTTGCCCACAACCACCACACTCATGACTACCCAAGCAACCATTCCCCAAACGACGGCGGCTCCTCCACAAACTACTCCAGTGATCTTTACCTGTCCTATGGAGCCGGTCACTCAGGAGCCATTGCCTTCCTTCACATATCAGTATAGAAACAAAGTTCAGGGGTGCAAATCTCAGATGATGATCTACACCGCGCTGCTGTTGGTGGAGATCACCTGCACACTGGTGCTGGCTAAGTTCACGCTGTCTCTTTACTGTCTGCTGCAGGGCAGAGAGAGGATTTACCAGAGAGTCAAACTCACACGCTTCTCCTACAGGAAAGAGGTCATCCTAAGGCCTCTAAAAGAGGCAGAGACTGAAAGACtttaa